In the genome of Deinococcus sp. KSM4-11, one region contains:
- a CDS encoding MFS transporter encodes MAPPAQTRLTAEERWTLTVTVLGSSMAFLDGTVVNVALSAVQRDLHATAGGVQWVVNAYALMLAALTLVGGALGDAFGRRRVYSWGVGVFALASLACGLAPTLTVLIAARVVQGVGAALLVPGSLAMIGAVFDDSRRGRGVGLWSAASSVMTLLGPVAGGALVDLGSWRWVFFINLPLAVGVLALLGRVPETRAPGARPDWAGAGAVTAGLGGLALAFTRAGEAGWDGMALALLGVAALALAFFAWWEARAPAPMLPPTLWRNRVFVGTNLLTFLLYGALGAVGLYLPLYLIGSRGLSATAAGAALLPLSLLLAGLSGWFGGLADRHGPRVFLAAGPALAGVGFALLGVLRGGYWTSVFPGAVVLGLGMALTVAPLSSAVMGSLGREQSGLASGVNNAVARAAGLLAVAALGLLLVGSYRGALDSRLRAAVGDVPWRAGVLAQAPRLTDIQLPPGAPRVASDALHAAFADAFRTVALAAGLLGVLGGVAGGLILRRPESPGSPNPSEHGGER; translated from the coding sequence ATGGCCCCTCCTGCCCAGACACGACTGACCGCCGAGGAACGCTGGACCCTGACGGTGACCGTGCTGGGTTCCAGCATGGCTTTCCTGGACGGCACGGTCGTGAACGTGGCCCTCAGCGCCGTGCAGCGCGACCTGCACGCCACGGCGGGAGGCGTGCAGTGGGTGGTGAACGCCTACGCGCTGATGCTCGCGGCCCTGACCCTGGTGGGCGGCGCGCTGGGGGACGCCTTCGGGCGACGGCGGGTGTACAGCTGGGGCGTGGGCGTGTTCGCGCTGGCGTCCCTGGCCTGCGGGCTGGCCCCGACCCTGACGGTGCTCATCGCCGCGCGGGTCGTGCAGGGCGTGGGAGCGGCGCTGCTGGTGCCGGGCAGTCTGGCCATGATCGGCGCGGTGTTCGACGACTCGCGCCGGGGCCGGGGCGTGGGCCTGTGGAGCGCGGCCAGTTCCGTGATGACGCTGCTGGGCCCGGTGGCGGGCGGCGCGCTGGTTGACCTGGGCTCGTGGCGCTGGGTGTTCTTCATCAACCTGCCGCTGGCGGTGGGCGTGCTGGCCCTGCTGGGGCGCGTGCCGGAAACGCGCGCGCCCGGAGCGCGGCCGGACTGGGCCGGCGCCGGCGCCGTCACCGCTGGGCTGGGCGGCCTGGCGCTGGCCTTCACGCGGGCGGGCGAGGCCGGCTGGGACGGGATGGCGCTGGCGCTGCTGGGCGTGGCGGCGCTGGCCCTGGCTTTCTTTGCCTGGTGGGAGGCCCGCGCCCCCGCCCCGATGCTGCCGCCCACGCTGTGGCGCAACCGGGTCTTCGTGGGCACCAACCTGCTGACCTTCCTGCTGTACGGCGCGCTGGGCGCGGTCGGGCTGTACCTGCCGCTGTACCTGATCGGCTCGCGGGGCCTGAGCGCCACGGCGGCGGGGGCGGCGCTGCTGCCATTGTCGCTGCTGCTGGCGGGCCTGTCCGGCTGGTTCGGCGGGCTGGCCGACCGCCACGGGCCGCGCGTGTTCCTGGCCGCCGGGCCGGCGCTGGCCGGCGTAGGCTTCGCGCTGCTGGGCGTGCTGCGGGGCGGGTACTGGACGTCGGTGTTTCCCGGCGCGGTGGTGCTGGGCCTGGGCATGGCCCTGACGGTTGCGCCCCTGTCGAGCGCGGTCATGGGCAGCCTGGGCCGCGAGCAGAGCGGCCTGGCGAGCGGCGTGAACAACGCCGTGGCGAGGGCCGCCGGGCTGCTGGCCGTGGCGGCGCTGGGCCTGCTGCTGGTCGGCAGCTACCGGGGAGCGCTGGATTCACGGCTGCGCGCGGCCGTGGGCGACGTGCCGTGGCGGGCCGGAGTGCTGGCGCAGGCCCCCCGCCTGACGGACATCCAGCTCCCGCCGGGCGCTCCACGGGTAGCAAGTGACGCGCTACATGCGGCCTTCGCGGACGCCTTCCGCACGGTCGCGCTGGCCGCCGGGCTGCTGGGCGTGCTCGGTGGCGTGGCCGGTGGGCTGATCCTGCGCCGTCCGGAATCCCCTGGGAGCCCGAATCCCTCAGAACACGGAGGAGAGCGCTAG
- a CDS encoding DUF418 domain-containing protein, translating into MTVLPPPQELEPGPAAPPPEAGPLAARGPVQRRSPLPDVLRGVALAGILIVNMQDFAGFREWTQTGPDRVAQVITDTLANGRFISIFAMLFGWGAAGLIARQGPWTFLRRHAVLLAVGAAHYVLVWHGDIISLYALLGVLVLLTARLEAPALVGLAAVLGSWWLGLTLLAGLDVLGEAAGRFSGLPELLPSYAGNVSLRATEFGPLLIGSAVYNGPWLLALFCLGAAAQRTGLLLHPQEHRPLLRRLAVGGLSVGLPLGALLAYLNTRPEYAAGLLAIPVRMGGGLASALGYVGVLGLLAAAGRLGAWRHFAASGRLAMSNYLTQSVVMTSVFYPYAGAQWGRWGALGALALALAFGLLQLPVSAWWLRRTGTGPMEWLVRAVVYGRISTRPIREDPK; encoded by the coding sequence ATGACCGTGCTGCCCCCCCCGCAGGAGCTGGAGCCGGGGCCTGCCGCGCCGCCACCCGAGGCCGGGCCTCTGGCGGCGCGTGGGCCGGTACAGCGGCGCTCACCGCTGCCGGACGTGCTGCGGGGCGTGGCGCTGGCGGGCATCCTGATCGTGAACATGCAGGACTTCGCAGGGTTCCGCGAGTGGACGCAGACCGGGCCGGACCGGGTGGCGCAGGTCATCACGGACACGCTCGCCAACGGGCGGTTCATCTCGATCTTCGCCATGCTGTTCGGGTGGGGGGCGGCGGGCCTGATCGCGCGGCAGGGCCCCTGGACCTTCCTGAGGCGGCACGCGGTGCTGCTGGCGGTGGGCGCGGCGCATTACGTGCTGGTGTGGCACGGAGACATCATCAGCCTGTACGCGCTGCTGGGCGTGCTGGTGCTGCTCACGGCCCGCCTGGAGGCCCCCGCCCTGGTGGGACTCGCCGCCGTGCTGGGCAGCTGGTGGCTGGGCCTGACCCTCCTGGCCGGACTGGACGTGCTGGGGGAAGCGGCCGGGCGGTTCAGCGGTCTGCCCGAGCTGCTGCCCAGCTACGCGGGGAACGTGTCGCTACGTGCCACGGAATTCGGCCCGCTGCTGATCGGCAGCGCCGTGTACAACGGCCCGTGGCTGCTGGCCCTGTTCTGCCTGGGGGCGGCGGCGCAGCGCACGGGTCTGCTGCTGCATCCGCAGGAGCACCGGCCGCTGCTGCGCCGGCTGGCGGTAGGCGGGCTGAGCGTGGGACTGCCGCTGGGCGCCCTGCTGGCGTACCTGAACACCCGTCCGGAATACGCGGCGGGCCTGCTCGCCATTCCCGTGCGGATGGGCGGCGGGCTGGCCTCCGCGCTGGGGTACGTGGGCGTGCTGGGCCTGCTGGCTGCGGCGGGCCGGCTGGGCGCGTGGCGGCACTTCGCAGCGTCCGGGCGGCTGGCCATGAGCAATTACCTCACGCAGAGCGTGGTCATGACCTCCGTGTTCTATCCGTACGCCGGGGCGCAGTGGGGCCGCTGGGGCGCGCTGGGCGCCCTGGCTCTGGCGCTGGCCTTCGGGCTGCTGCAATTGCCGGTCAGTGCGTGGTGGCTGCGCCGCACCGGCACCGGCCCGATGGAATGGCTGGTGCGCGCCGTGGTGTACGGGCGGATCAGCACCCGCCCAATTCGGGAGGATCCGAAATGA
- a CDS encoding DUF4900 domain-containing protein, with translation MKHERTHGYILVTALAFMVVLIIMTTIIMTGSVTGVQQAGGEAGLVRARAAAEAGQAQAGYTLSQTLVPGINSIIATYAGSFAAAGSNPSTTPVIPTAQYSSVLSSMNSLPSSTNSGTVGGVTFSSRVTFSNFRADQASFNANNQRYLVDYVVASTGQQGNYLRNVNAQGYVAMTLGKTPLNQFLVMANDGGSLQGNFFGTGMNYDGPVHINKNWSFAGTPIFSMGATTAASSVQMYNCNTGTWQSVTTQSNNCTTPNWGGAGLAYSRPTVPLPGNAFSQARAALGLNATNTTSPSTSERCTALGLSSCSSVPTGVYTPANGGIYIEGNAAVTLSVASPSNNQVYTIVQGTTTTVLTTNAITGVTTVTKNGGAATTLTTPLNGQLYVEGTITSLSGPARTGSLPTTLPTNNAVPSQIPPAVASTTKLNIAAATDIVVQGDVTYQDNPSTNASAKNVLAILAGTGNVRIGTLAPNDVYLHGAVVAGASGKGLSADSYNINPARGAIHTLGSLAEDTDPPRGLANIASNGAITMVNGFGDAFHFDPRFVNGSAIPPFFPTTTTFSANTALPVQRSWNEQ, from the coding sequence ATGAAACACGAGCGCACCCACGGATACATTCTGGTGACTGCCCTGGCCTTCATGGTCGTGCTGATCATCATGACCACCATCATCATGACCGGGAGCGTCACTGGCGTTCAGCAGGCGGGGGGCGAGGCCGGCCTGGTGCGCGCCCGGGCCGCCGCAGAGGCGGGTCAGGCTCAGGCCGGGTACACCCTGAGCCAGACCCTGGTTCCCGGCATCAACTCCATCATCGCGACGTACGCTGGGTCGTTCGCGGCGGCGGGCAGCAATCCGTCCACCACCCCAGTAATCCCCACCGCCCAGTACTCCTCAGTCCTGAGTAGCATGAACAGCCTTCCTAGCAGTACCAACAGCGGCACCGTCGGGGGTGTGACCTTCTCCAGCAGGGTCACCTTCTCGAACTTCCGGGCCGATCAGGCGAGTTTTAATGCCAACAACCAGCGCTACCTGGTGGACTACGTCGTGGCCAGCACCGGTCAGCAGGGCAACTACCTCCGCAACGTGAATGCACAGGGGTATGTGGCCATGACCCTGGGCAAGACGCCACTCAACCAGTTTCTGGTTATGGCTAACGATGGTGGATCCCTGCAGGGCAACTTCTTCGGTACCGGCATGAACTACGACGGCCCGGTGCACATCAACAAGAACTGGTCGTTCGCGGGCACGCCGATCTTCTCTATGGGGGCCACGACGGCGGCGAGCAGCGTGCAGATGTACAACTGCAACACGGGTACCTGGCAGAGTGTGACCACCCAGTCGAACAACTGCACCACGCCCAATTGGGGCGGCGCCGGTCTGGCCTACAGCAGGCCGACCGTGCCGCTCCCAGGCAATGCCTTCTCCCAGGCCCGCGCCGCGCTTGGCTTGAATGCCACCAACACCACGTCACCCAGCACATCAGAGCGGTGCACGGCACTCGGCCTGTCCTCATGCAGTTCCGTACCCACCGGCGTGTACACCCCTGCGAACGGCGGGATCTACATCGAGGGCAATGCTGCCGTCACGCTCTCCGTCGCCAGCCCGAGCAACAACCAGGTGTACACAATCGTGCAGGGCACCACGACCACCGTCCTCACCACCAACGCGATCACTGGCGTGACGACCGTCACGAAAAACGGGGGGGCCGCCACCACCTTGACCACGCCACTCAACGGCCAGTTGTACGTGGAAGGCACCATCACCAGTCTCAGCGGCCCTGCCCGTACTGGGTCGCTGCCCACCACGCTGCCCACCAACAACGCCGTGCCCAGCCAGATTCCCCCCGCGGTTGCCTCCACCACCAAGCTGAATATTGCGGCGGCCACCGACATCGTCGTACAGGGGGACGTGACGTACCAGGACAACCCATCGACCAACGCCAGTGCGAAGAACGTCCTGGCCATCCTCGCTGGCACCGGGAACGTCCGCATCGGCACGCTGGCCCCCAACGATGTGTACCTGCACGGCGCGGTCGTGGCCGGTGCAAGTGGCAAGGGGCTGTCCGCAGACAGTTACAACATCAATCCGGCCCGCGGCGCCATTCACACCCTCGGCAGTTTGGCCGAGGACACGGATCCTCCGCGAGGTCTGGCCAACATCGCCAGCAACGGCGCGATCACCATGGTCAACGGCTTCGGGGACGCTTTCCACTTCGACCCACGCTTTGTGAACGGTTCGGCCATTCCCCCGTTCTTCCCAACCACGACGACCTTCTCGGCCAATACTGCCCTTCCCGTCCAGCGCTCGTGGAACGAGCAGTAA
- a CDS encoding type II secretion system protein J codes for MTMIEVLTAAVVALVIFTILMNLLSGTGTVQARNQLQISVDDSIRSSLELMASDLRQSVGPRIIVSGSPGLPSGLASYASGSTALSVVQIPSATLLSVMPPGGYPTTTTFSNVTSTALNASVSACSAQYTSGDYAMLTTETSSSWVQVDASNYCTGGSTTSTLKHTASSLSYTYTPAAVLGEVTVMRYAVQTVNGLSALTRQQVGGPVQTVAYDITGLTVEYSADGYTFSSTPVQPKAIRLTLTGSRSAGSKNSSLTLSTTVYMRDVQYTAPGN; via the coding sequence ATGACGATGATTGAGGTCCTGACCGCGGCGGTCGTGGCCCTAGTCATCTTTACGATCCTGATGAATCTGCTCTCCGGTACCGGCACCGTCCAGGCGCGCAACCAGTTGCAGATCTCGGTGGATGACAGCATCCGCTCGTCACTGGAGCTCATGGCGTCGGATCTGCGGCAATCGGTGGGCCCGCGGATCATCGTGAGCGGCTCGCCCGGCCTGCCCAGCGGTCTGGCCAGTTACGCATCTGGCAGCACTGCCTTGTCCGTGGTGCAGATCCCGTCAGCGACCCTGCTGTCCGTGATGCCGCCCGGCGGATACCCCACGACCACCACCTTCAGCAATGTGACCAGCACGGCGCTGAACGCCTCAGTGAGCGCCTGCAGCGCCCAATATACCAGCGGTGACTACGCCATGCTCACCACCGAGACATCCAGTTCCTGGGTGCAGGTGGACGCCAGTAACTACTGCACGGGTGGTTCCACCACCTCCACCCTAAAGCACACGGCGAGCAGCCTGTCGTATACCTATACGCCGGCAGCGGTTCTGGGCGAGGTGACTGTCATGCGGTACGCCGTGCAGACCGTGAACGGGTTGAGCGCGTTGACCCGCCAGCAAGTCGGTGGCCCCGTGCAGACCGTCGCCTACGACATCACGGGTCTGACCGTCGAGTATTCCGCTGATGGCTACACGTTCAGCAGCACGCCCGTTCAGCCCAAGGCGATCCGCCTGACCCTGACCGGCTCACGCAGCGCAGGCAGCAAGAACTCCTCCCTGACCCTCTCGACCACCGTGTACATGCGTGACGTGCAGTACACCGCGCCGGGCAACTGA
- a CDS encoding PadR family transcriptional regulator: protein MDPNLLKGHLDLILLAIIDGDPKYGLEISKEAQLRTDGYFDLKVGSLYPALHRLELAGWLTGEFQPAPRGGAPVKYYQLTDSGVRALHDKRGQFEAFSRQIGRLTTST, encoded by the coding sequence ATGGATCCGAACCTGCTCAAAGGTCACCTCGATCTGATCCTGCTCGCCATCATCGACGGTGATCCCAAGTACGGCCTGGAGATCAGCAAGGAAGCGCAGCTCCGCACCGACGGGTACTTCGACCTCAAGGTCGGCAGCCTGTACCCCGCCCTCCACCGCCTGGAACTGGCCGGCTGGCTGACCGGCGAGTTCCAGCCCGCCCCGCGCGGCGGCGCGCCCGTCAAGTACTACCAGCTCACCGACAGCGGCGTGCGCGCCCTGCACGACAAACGTGGGCAGTTCGAGGCCTTCTCCCGCCAGATCGGCCGACTGACCACCAGTACCTGA
- a CDS encoding protein jag: MDNRTNLDDYLAGLGISDADESELPPPAPEAIPGSAAPSLEAAHEAPVVVLERFLRGLVARIDPSLSVTVQDSGDALEADITGESAARLAGRDGRTLGAIEVLAYTVLAKQDGRGELRVRVDVGGFRRRQADTLTKLAERLAVQVAKSGESHEMQPMPAAERRVIHIALKEHPDVMSESVGEGASRRLIIRPRHS, encoded by the coding sequence ATGGACAACCGGACGAACCTCGACGACTACCTCGCGGGGCTGGGGATCAGCGACGCCGACGAGAGCGAGCTGCCCCCGCCCGCCCCGGAAGCGATCCCCGGCAGCGCGGCCCCCTCGCTGGAGGCCGCGCACGAGGCGCCCGTCGTGGTGCTGGAACGCTTCCTGCGCGGCCTGGTGGCCCGGATCGATCCCTCGCTGAGCGTGACCGTGCAGGACAGCGGCGACGCGCTGGAGGCCGACATCACCGGCGAGAGCGCCGCCCGGCTGGCCGGCCGGGACGGGCGCACGCTGGGAGCCATCGAGGTGCTGGCATACACGGTGCTGGCCAAGCAGGACGGACGCGGCGAGCTGCGCGTGCGGGTGGACGTGGGCGGCTTCCGGCGCCGGCAGGCCGACACGCTGACGAAACTCGCGGAGCGGCTGGCCGTGCAGGTCGCCAAGAGCGGGGAATCGCACGAGATGCAGCCCATGCCGGCGGCCGAGCGCCGCGTGATCCACATCGCCCTGAAGGAGCACCCGGACGTGATGAGCGAGTCGGTCGGCGAGGGCGCCAGCCGCCGGCTGATCATCCGGCCCCGGCACAGCTGA
- a CDS encoding biotin transporter BioY — MTQATHPTLAQALVPTRSLTRDLALIAGGALVIALLSQIEIPLKPVPVTLQTLGVLLVGAALGWQRGAASLGTYLLAGAVGLPVFAGGAAGIAKFTGPTGGYLIGFLLAAALVGILVQRFALDRRIGGTALAMLLGNIIIYAVGLPWLSATTGLHGHALYTAGLTPFLLGDTLKLALAALLLPGAWSLAQKR, encoded by the coding sequence ATGACGCAAGCCACGCACCCCACCCTCGCCCAGGCCCTCGTGCCGACCCGCAGCCTCACCCGCGACCTCGCCCTGATCGCCGGCGGGGCCCTCGTCATCGCGCTGCTGTCCCAGATCGAGATTCCCCTCAAACCCGTGCCGGTGACCCTGCAGACGCTGGGCGTGCTGCTGGTCGGCGCAGCCCTGGGCTGGCAGCGCGGCGCCGCCTCGCTCGGCACGTACCTGCTGGCCGGCGCCGTCGGCCTGCCCGTCTTCGCAGGCGGCGCGGCTGGGATCGCCAAGTTCACCGGCCCCACCGGCGGCTACCTGATCGGCTTCCTGCTCGCCGCCGCCCTGGTCGGCATTCTGGTGCAGCGCTTCGCCCTCGACCGGCGCATCGGGGGCACCGCCCTGGCCATGCTGCTCGGCAACATCATCATCTACGCCGTCGGTCTGCCCTGGCTGAGTGCCACCACCGGCCTGCACGGCCACGCTCTGTACACGGCGGGCCTCACTCCCTTCCTGCTGGGCGACACGCTCAAATTGGCGCTGGCGGCCCTGCTGCTGCCGGGTGCGTGGAGCCTCGCACAAAAACGCTGA
- a CDS encoding low molecular weight phosphotyrosine protein phosphatase: MTARPPLRVLALCLGNICRSPLAEVLLARELEAAGVPALVDSAGTGDWHVGHPADPRSREVARRHGLTLAGRARQLTASDFSTQDVILGMDAQNVAEARRLAPPGARAQILLMRDFDPQAPDADVPDPYYGGPDGFEEVYAMLERSARSFAAQMALRPDGAE; encoded by the coding sequence GTGACGGCCCGCCCACCGCTGCGGGTGCTGGCCCTGTGCCTGGGCAACATCTGCCGCAGTCCGCTCGCGGAGGTGCTGCTGGCGCGGGAACTGGAGGCGGCCGGGGTGCCCGCGCTGGTGGACTCGGCGGGCACGGGCGACTGGCATGTGGGCCACCCGGCCGATCCGCGCAGCCGTGAGGTCGCGCGCCGACACGGGCTCACGCTGGCAGGAAGGGCGCGGCAGCTCACCGCCAGCGATTTCTCTACCCAGGACGTGATTCTCGGCATGGACGCACAGAACGTTGCCGAGGCCCGCCGCTTGGCTCCGCCGGGGGCCCGCGCGCAAATCCTGCTGATGCGCGACTTCGACCCGCAGGCCCCGGACGCGGACGTGCCGGATCCGTACTACGGTGGCCCGGACGGCTTCGAAGAGGTCTACGCCATGCTGGAACGCAGCGCCCGCAGCTTCGCGGCCCAGATGGCACTGCGTCCGGACGGCGCGGAGTGA
- a CDS encoding metallophosphoesterase family protein, which produces MTDARPVGAVTLGLISDTHLPLRLPALPATLPELFADVQLILHAGDVGELRVLDELGALGPVIAVHGNDDTPEAQRELPERALIHAGGHRVLLWHSHHAHRADELEFRKDDSWKPKLDRLAAHARSAGADVVVFGHTHIPLVTLHQGVWLINPGALAAGNSFTVQTVRSVARALLAPGRPPQVVHLDITAPGRALDVTPDGEAGFLAGARPYWRSIFPPELRSVAAGLLDAMQAHQPVLEPGFLRAAQRVWNGSQPHLTWEDVHREWASDPFVPAALLAEIGPRP; this is translated from the coding sequence ATGACAGACGCGCGTCCAGTTGGAGCGGTGACCCTCGGCCTGATCTCGGACACGCACCTGCCGCTGCGGCTGCCCGCGCTCCCGGCCACCCTGCCGGAACTGTTCGCAGACGTGCAGCTGATCCTGCATGCCGGGGATGTGGGCGAACTGCGCGTGCTGGACGAACTGGGCGCACTCGGCCCCGTGATCGCCGTGCACGGCAACGACGACACGCCAGAAGCGCAGCGGGAACTGCCCGAGCGCGCCCTGATCCACGCGGGCGGGCACCGGGTGCTGCTGTGGCACTCGCACCACGCCCACCGCGCGGACGAGCTGGAGTTCCGCAAGGACGACTCGTGGAAGCCGAAACTCGACCGGCTGGCCGCACACGCCAGATCGGCCGGGGCGGACGTGGTCGTGTTCGGCCACACGCACATTCCGCTGGTCACGCTGCACCAGGGCGTGTGGCTGATCAATCCGGGTGCGCTCGCGGCCGGGAACAGTTTCACGGTGCAGACGGTGCGGAGCGTCGCGCGGGCGCTCCTCGCGCCGGGGCGACCACCACAGGTCGTCCACCTGGACATCACCGCCCCTGGCCGCGCGCTGGACGTGACACCCGACGGGGAGGCCGGCTTCCTCGCGGGCGCGCGGCCCTACTGGCGCTCGATCTTCCCACCGGAACTGCGATCCGTGGCGGCCGGACTGCTGGACGCCATGCAGGCGCACCAGCCGGTGCTGGAACCCGGCTTCCTGCGGGCGGCGCAGCGCGTCTGGAACGGCTCGCAACCCCACCTGACCTGGGAGGACGTGCACCGCGAGTGGGCCAGCGATCCCTTCGTACCCGCCGCGCTGTTGGCCGAGATCGGGCCGCGCCCGTGA
- a CDS encoding biotin--[acetyl-CoA-carboxylase] ligase, translated as MPTRLLPLLTDAPQSGDVLGARLGVNRVTVNTLARQLQQDGVPVHITRAGYALSPGTPAPALVPVTGSLGRALRYVGTVGSTQDALRAWADDPTEAAPHGAVMVAERQTAGRGRRGRSWDTTGGTLVFSVLLRPDSGVSLTLADLSLLPLAAGVAVQAACGVGGLKWPNDLLAPDGRKLAGMLVEADIRGEEARRVIIGIGVNVTHAPPGAAHLGEYHQGLTRAALLGTVLDALEHWLTASGPDVLAAWTAASVTLGRPVRVHTPQGIVEGMAARLDGHGSLIVDTTGGPRTISAGDVDLIGTLAGGPSP; from the coding sequence ATGCCCACCCGCCTGCTGCCCCTGCTGACCGACGCGCCCCAGTCCGGCGACGTGCTTGGGGCCCGGCTGGGCGTGAACCGCGTGACGGTGAACACCCTGGCCCGGCAGCTTCAGCAGGATGGCGTGCCCGTGCACATCACCCGCGCCGGGTACGCCCTGAGTCCCGGCACGCCCGCGCCCGCACTGGTGCCCGTGACCGGCTCATTGGGCCGCGCGCTGAGGTACGTGGGCACAGTCGGCAGTACCCAGGACGCCCTGCGCGCCTGGGCCGACGATCCCACTGAGGCCGCCCCGCATGGCGCGGTCATGGTGGCCGAACGGCAGACCGCCGGCCGTGGACGGCGTGGCCGCAGCTGGGACACCACGGGCGGCACCCTGGTCTTCAGCGTGCTGCTGCGCCCCGACTCCGGCGTGTCCCTCACGCTGGCTGACCTGAGCCTCCTGCCGCTGGCCGCCGGAGTCGCGGTGCAGGCCGCGTGCGGTGTGGGCGGCCTGAAGTGGCCGAACGACCTGCTCGCCCCAGACGGACGCAAACTTGCCGGGATGCTCGTCGAGGCCGACATCCGCGGCGAGGAAGCCCGGCGCGTGATCATCGGGATCGGCGTGAATGTCACGCACGCGCCCCCCGGCGCGGCCCACCTGGGCGAGTACCACCAGGGACTGACCCGCGCGGCCCTGCTGGGCACGGTGCTGGACGCCCTGGAGCACTGGCTGACTGCCTCCGGCCCGGACGTGCTCGCCGCCTGGACGGCCGCGAGTGTCACCCTGGGCCGCCCTGTGCGCGTGCACACGCCTCAGGGCATCGTGGAGGGCATGGCCGCCCGCCTGGACGGCCACGGCAGCCTGATCGTCGATACGACCGGCGGCCCGCGCACCATCAGCGCCGGGGACGTCGACCTGATCGGCACGCTCGCGGGCGGCCCCTCCCCCTGA
- the prmC gene encoding peptide chain release factor N(5)-glutamine methyltransferase, with protein MASTRRARLRSATEELRRAGVPSPEVDARALLLHALHLTPTALVTDGDAPVTADQELALHSLLARRAAREPLQYLLGTVEWGGVTLRVDARALVPRPETEWLLHLTVVALRGRAAPRVLDVGTGTGALALGVKAARPDARVTATDISPEALGLARENAALNGLEVTFRHADLLTGLSGPFDVVVSNPPYLPDRDRQDAQPEIRHDPELALYAGPDGLDVARRLTAQVADVLGTGGLLLLELDPRNAGHFAEELRAQGWVATVHADLAARERFIEARPG; from the coding sequence GTGGCTTCCACCCGCCGCGCCCGGTTGCGCTCGGCGACGGAGGAGCTGAGACGCGCGGGCGTTCCCTCACCGGAGGTGGACGCCCGCGCGCTGCTGCTGCACGCCCTTCACTTGACTCCCACGGCCCTGGTCACGGATGGGGACGCGCCCGTGACGGCAGATCAGGAGCTGGCCCTGCATAGCCTGCTGGCCCGGCGCGCGGCCCGTGAACCGCTCCAGTACCTGCTGGGCACGGTCGAGTGGGGCGGCGTGACCCTGCGCGTGGACGCCCGCGCCCTGGTGCCCCGTCCGGAAACCGAGTGGCTGCTGCACCTGACCGTGGTGGCCCTCCGGGGACGAGCGGCCCCGCGTGTGCTGGATGTCGGCACCGGCACGGGCGCCCTCGCCCTGGGCGTGAAGGCGGCCCGCCCGGACGCGCGGGTCACGGCCACGGACATCAGCCCGGAGGCCCTTGGCCTCGCCCGGGAGAATGCCGCCCTGAATGGCCTGGAGGTGACCTTCCGGCACGCCGACCTGCTGACCGGTCTGTCCGGCCCGTTCGATGTGGTCGTCTCCAATCCACCCTACCTGCCGGACAGGGATCGGCAGGACGCCCAGCCGGAGATCCGGCATGATCCGGAACTGGCCCTGTACGCCGGCCCGGACGGCCTGGACGTGGCCCGGCGGCTGACCGCACAGGTGGCCGACGTCCTGGGCACCGGTGGGCTGCTCCTGCTGGAACTCGATCCACGCAACGCCGGACACTTCGCGGAAGAGCTCAGGGCCCAGGGCTGGGTCGCCACGGTTCACGCGGATCTGGCCGCTCGCGAGCGCTTCATTGAAGCGCGGCCCGGTTAG
- a CDS encoding Fur family transcriptional regulator has protein sequence MAMVRQTRQRAAVIEVLQASREHPDASAIHAAVRERLPSVSLGTVYRTLDALVRDGVVVTLERAGQATRYDWREGTAHHHAVCRTCGQIFDVDAAALPGVPSANLPGGFRVTDIHLEFMGVCGDCQASTNQTP, from the coding sequence ATGGCGATGGTGCGGCAGACCAGGCAGCGGGCGGCAGTGATCGAGGTGCTTCAGGCCTCGCGCGAGCACCCCGACGCTTCCGCCATCCACGCGGCCGTCCGTGAACGCCTACCCAGTGTGAGCCTGGGCACCGTGTACCGCACGCTGGACGCCCTGGTGCGTGACGGCGTGGTCGTGACCCTGGAACGCGCCGGGCAGGCCACCCGCTACGACTGGCGCGAGGGCACCGCGCACCACCACGCCGTGTGCCGCACCTGCGGCCAGATCTTCGATGTCGATGCCGCCGCCCTGCCGGGTGTGCCCAGCGCCAACCTCCCCGGCGGCTTCCGCGTGACCGATATCCACCTGGAATTCATGGGCGTCTGTGGCGACTGCCAGGCTTCGACGAACCAGACGCCCTGA